In Novosphingobium kaempferiae, the DNA window GTGGGAGTGCCTCCGGCAAGCGGCTTTTGGCCGTCTGTGCCAGTCCGCACAAGCAGGCTGCATTATCGCCCGTTGCCGCCGCGGCAGGTTCCGCGAAGCCTGTCTCGATGACGTGGGATTTCAAGGATGATAGAGTTCGGAGCCAGCCGGATTTCGCGCGCAGGCGCCTGCGGATGAGGCGGACATGAAGGAGGGCGGCATCTAGCAATGGAAGCCTCGCTGTTGGCCGCGCTTTCCCCGGTCATCCTGCTCCTGGCGTTTGGCGTCGCCACGGCGGTTGCCTTCCGCGCGGTACGGCTCGGGCCGATCGTCGGCTATCTGGTGCTTGGCATCGTGCTGGGCGCCACCGGGCTCGCCCGTTCGAGCGAGCCGGTGGCGTTACTGGCCGAGCTTGGCGTCATCTTCCTGCTCTTCGATGTCGGACTGCACTTCTCCTTGCGGCACGTCCGCCAGCAACTCGTCGACGTCGTGGGCCTCGGGCCATTGCAGGTCCTGTGCGGCACGCTCGGCCTCGGCGTGATCGCGATGGCGTTCGGGTTGAAGCCGGGCGCGGCGTTCTTCGTCGGCGCGACGCTGGCACTGTCGTCCACGGCGGTCGTCGCCCGTCTCATCGCCGAGCGGCACCAACAGAGCTGCCCGGTGGGGCAGGCCGCGACCGGCATCCTCGTCTTCCAGGATATCGCGGCGATCTTCCTGCTGGTGATCGCGACGGCTCTGGGAACGGGTACGCCGCTTCTCCCCGCGCTCGGCATGGCGACCGGCAACGCGGTCGCCTCGCTCGCGGCCGCCATGCTCTGCGCGCGGTTTCTCGTCCAGCCGCTGTTCGACCTCGTCGCCCGCAGCCGCAACGAGGAAGTCTTCACCGCCATGGCGCTGCTCATCGCGCTGGCGGCAAGCTGGGTAACCGGCACGCTGGGCCTGTCGATGACGCTGGGCGCGTTCCTTGGCGGCATCATGCTGGCCGACACGCCCTACCGCACGATCATCCAGTCCGAAGTGAAGCCGTTCCGGGGCCTGCTGCTGGGTTTCTTCTTCGTCCACGTCGGCCTGACGCTGCAGGTCGACCTGCTGCGCCAGTGGTGGCTGGTGGTGATTGGCGTCGCCATCCTCATCGCCGCAGCCAAGGTGCTGCTGAACGGAGCGGCGAGCCTTGCATTCCGCTGGTCGGTGCCCGGATCGGTGCAACTCGGCTTCCTGCTGGCGCAAGGTTCGGAGTTCGCTCTCGTCATCTTCACGCTACCTTCGGTGCGCACGATGGTCGGCGCACCTCAGTGCGACATCCTGATCGCGGCGGTGGTGCTGAGCCTCGGCGCGACGCCCCAACTGGCGGACCGGGGGCGCTCGCTGGCGGGACGGCTGCGCCGGAACTGGAAGCGCAACACCGACGCCGAACTGGAGTCGCGCGACCTGATAGGGCCGGTGTTCATCGTCGGCATGGGTCCACGCGGGCGAGCGGTGGCCGATGCGATGAACGAGTTCGACATCCGCTATGCCGCCATCGAATCCGACCCCAGGCAGCTGCGGCAGGCGATCGCGGACGGTTATCACGTCGTCTTCGGCGACCTTGCCGACCCGCGCATCTGGGAGCCTGCCGCGATGCAGGACCGCCGGATCAGCGTTCTGACGCGTCCGTCGTTCGAGACGTCGAGCGGGCTTTCGCCGGTCGTGCGCAGCTATTACCCGAACCTCACCCGCATCGCTGTGGTCGATGATCCCGCACAGGCGGCGCGCTTCGCGACCATCGGCGTCACGCCGGTTGTCGACAGCGCCGACATGCCCGGGCTCGACGTGGCGGTGGAGGTGCTGACGAGGCTCGGCATCGAGCCGTCGGATGCGGATCAATGGGCACTCAGGCGGCGACGACTGGAAAGCATGGCGCCCGCGCCAAGCCTCGCAGCGATCTAGGCGCGGTCAAAAGAACCTTGGGATCGGGCCGACCTGCGGCGTCTGGTCGGGCAGGTCGACCATGATGTCGTCGATGTAGCACCAGCCCCAGCCTTCGGGCGGGTCGTAACCCTCGATGATCGGGTGGCCCGTCTCGTTGAAGTGCGCGCGTGCATGGCGACCGGGCGACTGGTCGCAGCAGCCGACGTGGCCGCAACTGCGGCACAGGCGCAGGTGGACCCAGCGCCCGCCGGTCGCCAGGCATTCCTCGCAGCCGGGCGTGCCGGGATCGACCGAGATCACCTCGTA includes these proteins:
- a CDS encoding cation:proton antiporter, whose product is MAALSPVILLLAFGVATAVAFRAVRLGPIVGYLVLGIVLGATGLARSSEPVALLAELGVIFLLFDVGLHFSLRHVRQQLVDVVGLGPLQVLCGTLGLGVIAMAFGLKPGAAFFVGATLALSSTAVVARLIAERHQQSCPVGQAATGILVFQDIAAIFLLVIATALGTGTPLLPALGMATGNAVASLAAAMLCARFLVQPLFDLVARSRNEEVFTAMALLIALAASWVTGTLGLSMTLGAFLGGIMLADTPYRTIIQSEVKPFRGLLLGFFFVHVGLTLQVDLLRQWWLVVIGVAILIAAAKVLLNGAASLAFRWSVPGSVQLGFLLAQGSEFALVIFTLPSVRTMVGAPQCDILIAAVVLSLGATPQLADRGRSLAGRLRRNWKRNTDAELESRDLIGPVFIVGMGPRGRAVADAMNEFDIRYAAIESDPRQLRQAIADGYHVVFGDLADPRIWEPAAMQDRRISVLTRPSFETSSGLSPVVRSYYPNLTRIAVVDDPAQAARFATIGVTPVVDSADMPGLDVAVEVLTRLGIEPSDADQWALRRRRLESMAPAPSLAAI
- a CDS encoding UBP-type zinc finger domain-containing protein, whose amino-acid sequence is MPRCAHSYEVISVDPGTPGCEECLATGGRWVHLRLCRSCGHVGCCDQSPGRHARAHFNETGHPIIEGYDPPEGWGWCYIDDIMVDLPDQTPQVGPIPRFF